One region of Deinococcus budaensis genomic DNA includes:
- a CDS encoding metallophosphoesterase family protein, with translation MRLAILTDVHGNRFALEAVLEDLRGQAPDAVHNLGDTVWNGADPAGAWALQRKHAPPSVRGNTDEFLLADPARLDPETRSHRAFLERELGGIPPELAALPLTAPAGNGEVLLAHGSLVDAWQALFHLSGEERAAQVRAWPGARVVVVGHTHTEGLFTQGGVTFVNAGAVSRQKDGDPTARWVLLERRAGVWNVTFRRVPYDVEGAARWAAKHLPDGAQEARVLRTGFRN, from the coding sequence ATGAGGCTCGCCATCCTGACCGACGTTCACGGCAACCGCTTTGCGCTGGAGGCGGTGCTCGAAGACCTGCGGGGCCAGGCGCCGGACGCGGTCCACAACCTCGGTGATACCGTCTGGAACGGGGCCGACCCCGCCGGGGCCTGGGCCTTGCAGCGCAAGCACGCGCCGCCCAGCGTGCGCGGCAACACCGACGAGTTCCTGCTCGCGGACCCCGCCCGGCTGGACCCGGAGACCCGGAGCCACCGCGCTTTCCTGGAGCGCGAGCTGGGCGGCATTCCCCCCGAACTCGCCGCCCTCCCGCTAACCGCCCCCGCTGGGAACGGGGAGGTGCTGCTCGCGCACGGCAGCCTGGTGGACGCGTGGCAGGCCCTCTTTCACCTCTCCGGCGAGGAGAGGGCGGCGCAGGTGCGGGCGTGGCCGGGCGCGCGGGTCGTCGTGGTGGGGCACACCCACACCGAGGGCCTGTTCACGCAGGGCGGGGTGACCTTCGTCAACGCCGGGGCCGTCTCGCGGCAAAAGGACGGCGACCCCACCGCCCGCTGGGTGCTGCTCGAACGCCGCGCCGGGGTCTGGAACGTGACCTTCCGCCGCGTGCCCTACGACGTGGAGGGGGCCGCCCGCTGGGCGGCGAAGCACCTGCCGGACGGCGCGCAGGAGGCGCGGGTGCTGCGAACCGGGTTCAGGAACTGA
- a CDS encoding NADPH-dependent F420 reductase: MNFGVIGSGMVGQQLAAGLVRLGHGAMIGTRDPAKLEAFVRTYPGVRAASNAEAAAFGELVLLATKWEGTREALHLAGRENLEGKVVVDITNPLDFSEGKPALALGFSTSGGEQVQGWLPGARVVKALNSVTAGAMLDPRGFTGGEPDMFIAGNDAGAKADVTRLLESVGWGVVDLGDITQSRLLEPLALIWITHALNSGWTKNDHAFKLLNR, translated from the coding sequence ATGAACTTCGGCGTGATCGGTTCGGGGATGGTCGGTCAGCAGCTCGCCGCCGGTCTGGTGCGGCTGGGACACGGGGCCATGATCGGCACCCGCGATCCGGCCAAACTGGAGGCGTTCGTGCGGACCTATCCCGGGGTGAGGGCCGCGTCCAACGCCGAAGCCGCCGCGTTCGGGGAACTGGTGCTGCTGGCGACGAAGTGGGAGGGCACGCGGGAGGCGCTGCACCTGGCTGGACGGGAGAACCTGGAGGGCAAGGTCGTGGTGGACATCACCAATCCGCTGGACTTCTCGGAGGGCAAACCCGCCCTGGCCCTGGGCTTCAGCACCTCGGGCGGCGAGCAGGTGCAGGGCTGGCTTCCGGGGGCGCGGGTGGTCAAGGCGCTCAACAGCGTCACCGCCGGGGCGATGCTCGACCCGCGCGGCTTCACCGGGGGCGAGCCGGACATGTTCATCGCCGGCAACGATGCCGGGGCCAAAGCGGACGTGACGCGCTTGCTGGAGAGCGTCGGCTGGGGCGTGGTGGACCTGGGCGACATCACCCAGAGCCGCCTGCTGGAGCCGCTGGCCCTGATCTGGATCACCCACGCCCTGAACTCGGGCTGGACGAAAAACGACCACGCCTTCAAGCTGCTCAACCGCTGA
- a CDS encoding vWA domain-containing protein: MTSPDLQRLVSGSRLRLRGKSAFFATLLLHAEFVPSREVAAASTDGERVYVNPEVAASLPPDVLDGLLLHEVLHAALSHVERRGPRERRRWNRAADTIVNGMVAAAGLPLPPGAVRDDHLEKLSVEEVYTATEGQEDGEGDEDADDLLDGPPSDAPPKGSKPGQSASRQWQQALAQARSVEAMGGEHGHDPLGMHRELARLAPARLDWRAQLWRFLARTPVDFGGFDRRFVGRGLYLEALDDESLTALIAVDTSGSVDDAAVRALVGEVQGVLGAYPHVRAILYYADTEAYGPYDLRPGDAIPDPQGGGGTDFRPIFALAQDHEPDVLIYLSDGYGDFPAEAPAMPTLWVVPPGGLENEGFPFGDVLRLEE; encoded by the coding sequence ATGACCTCCCCCGACCTCCAGCGCCTCGTCTCCGGCTCGCGCCTGCGCCTGCGCGGCAAGTCGGCTTTCTTCGCCACGCTGCTGCTGCACGCCGAATTCGTGCCCTCGCGCGAGGTGGCGGCGGCGAGCACCGACGGCGAACGGGTGTACGTGAACCCGGAAGTGGCGGCCAGCCTGCCGCCCGACGTGCTCGACGGCCTGCTGCTGCACGAGGTCTTGCACGCGGCGCTCTCGCACGTGGAGCGCCGGGGGCCACGTGAGCGCAGGCGCTGGAACCGGGCCGCCGACACCATCGTGAACGGGATGGTCGCCGCCGCCGGACTGCCGCTGCCGCCGGGGGCGGTGCGCGACGACCACCTGGAGAAGCTCAGCGTGGAGGAGGTCTACACCGCCACCGAGGGCCAGGAGGACGGAGAGGGCGACGAGGATGCGGACGACCTGCTCGACGGCCCTCCCTCCGACGCGCCGCCAAAGGGCAGCAAACCGGGGCAGAGCGCCTCGCGGCAGTGGCAGCAGGCGCTGGCCCAGGCCCGCAGCGTGGAGGCCATGGGCGGCGAGCACGGCCACGACCCGCTGGGGATGCACCGCGAACTCGCGCGGCTGGCCCCCGCGCGGCTGGACTGGCGGGCGCAGCTGTGGCGCTTTCTGGCCCGGACGCCGGTGGATTTCGGAGGCTTCGACCGCCGCTTCGTGGGGCGCGGGCTGTACCTGGAGGCGCTGGACGACGAGTCGCTGACCGCCCTCATCGCGGTGGACACCTCCGGCAGCGTGGACGACGCGGCGGTGCGGGCGCTGGTGGGCGAGGTGCAGGGGGTGCTGGGTGCCTACCCACACGTGCGGGCGATCCTCTACTACGCCGACACCGAGGCGTACGGCCCCTATGACCTGCGCCCCGGCGACGCCATTCCCGACCCGCAGGGCGGCGGCGGGACCGACTTCCGGCCGATCTTTGCGCTGGCGCAGGATCACGAACCCGACGTGCTGATCTACCTCAGCGACGGCTACGGCGACTTTCCAGCAGAGGCGCCCGCCATGCCGACCCTCTGGGTGGTGCCGCCCGGCGGGCTGGAGAACGAGGGCTTTCCCTTCGGGGACGTGCTGCGGCTGGAGGAGTAG
- a CDS encoding AAA family ATPase, with protein MSLTPSDLQSYLSALIGGDLKLSTMIWGPPGVGKSSVVAQVAQRHALGFVDVRLSQLAPTDLRGLPVPEADGQGGGVSKWYPPEFLPRSGRGILFLDEVNMAPPTMQGMAQQLILDRRVGSYELPEGWFVWAAGNRKEDRASVFDMPAPLANRFLHLSVRPDFDSWRAYALGRGLHEHVIAFLTFRPELLHRLDPAQPAWPSPRAWEMASQLHRAGLDVAPAIGEAAGAEFSAFVRLYEQLPDLGLVLRGQGAGLRLPGEPSVRYAAVVGLAARAGDADEAFHAFTWLADAAGPEWLQLYVATLVSKFQAIGQLGELAGLLTRDERLAALVAGTLALAEGE; from the coding sequence GTGAGCCTGACCCCCAGCGACCTGCAAAGCTACCTCTCGGCCCTGATCGGCGGGGACCTCAAGCTCTCGACGATGATCTGGGGACCGCCCGGCGTGGGCAAGAGCAGCGTGGTCGCGCAGGTGGCCCAGCGGCACGCCCTGGGCTTCGTGGACGTGCGCCTCTCGCAGCTCGCGCCGACCGACCTGCGCGGCCTGCCCGTGCCCGAGGCGGACGGCCAGGGCGGGGGCGTGAGCAAATGGTACCCGCCCGAGTTCCTGCCGCGCTCCGGAAGGGGCATTCTCTTTCTGGACGAGGTGAACATGGCGCCGCCCACCATGCAGGGCATGGCGCAGCAGCTCATCCTCGACCGCCGGGTGGGGAGCTACGAACTGCCGGAGGGCTGGTTCGTGTGGGCCGCCGGAAACCGCAAGGAGGACCGCGCCAGCGTCTTCGACATGCCCGCGCCGCTCGCCAACCGCTTTCTGCACCTCAGCGTGCGGCCCGACTTCGACTCGTGGCGCGCGTATGCGCTGGGGCGCGGGCTGCACGAGCACGTGATCGCTTTCCTGACCTTCCGCCCCGAGCTGCTGCACCGCCTCGACCCCGCGCAGCCCGCCTGGCCCAGCCCGCGCGCCTGGGAGATGGCCTCGCAGCTGCACCGCGCCGGGCTGGACGTGGCCCCCGCCATCGGGGAGGCCGCCGGGGCGGAGTTCAGCGCCTTTGTGCGGCTCTACGAGCAGCTTCCCGACCTCGGGCTGGTGCTGCGCGGGCAGGGCGCGGGGCTGAGGCTGCCGGGCGAACCCAGCGTCCGCTACGCCGCCGTCGTGGGGCTGGCCGCCCGCGCGGGAGATGCGGACGAGGCGTTTCACGCCTTTACCTGGCTGGCCGACGCCGCCGGGCCGGAGTGGCTGCAACTGTACGTCGCCACGCTGGTCAGCAAGTTCCAGGCCATCGGGCAACTCGGCGAGCTGGCCGGGCTGCTGACCCGCGACGAGCGGCTGGCGGCGCTGGTGGCGGGAACGCTGGCGCTGGCGGAGGGGGAATGA
- a CDS encoding DUF2726 domain-containing protein, translated as MSPLGCLASLFGVKEKPAAVPEPTNSTVPDALPVEVKRYFFSRDENAFFGVLEEVLAGTPYRVFPNVRLNDLFRIRAEAQRGAVYARLRDKHVDFLIVNAAEAFRPVLALELDGASHGSEKQQHRDAVKDVAFRSAGLKLLRLPSRAYSAAELGGRLGADLPALQNPPAPRRYP; from the coding sequence ATGTCCCCCCTCGGTTGTCTCGCCAGTCTGTTCGGAGTCAAGGAAAAACCCGCTGCTGTCCCGGAACCGACCAATAGCACCGTCCCCGACGCCCTGCCGGTAGAGGTCAAACGCTACTTTTTCAGCCGCGACGAGAACGCTTTTTTCGGCGTGCTGGAAGAGGTGCTGGCGGGAACACCCTACCGGGTCTTTCCAAACGTGCGCCTGAACGACCTCTTTCGCATCAGGGCCGAGGCGCAGCGGGGTGCGGTCTATGCCCGCCTGCGTGACAAACACGTGGACTTCCTGATCGTGAACGCCGCCGAGGCTTTCCGCCCGGTGCTGGCCCTCGAACTCGACGGGGCTTCCCACGGCAGCGAGAAGCAACAGCACCGCGACGCGGTCAAGGACGTGGCCTTCCGGTCGGCGGGGCTGAAGTTGCTGCGGCTGCCTTCGCGGGCGTATTCGGCGGCGGAACTCGGCGGGCGGCTGGGAGCGGACCTGCCCGCTTTGCAAAACCCGCCTGCTCCCAGGCGCTACCCTTGA
- a CDS encoding heterodisulfide reductase-related iron-sulfur binding cluster, with translation MLPLEHKILFFLFALIAGLYGLWGFYRLYLRVKRGAPASEVRWNELGSRLWYAVKTSLTQERTFRRRPWVSALHSLIFYGFVYYLLVNVVDGLEGFFPFHIYSDSFLGAAYNLLADVLSFLVLVGVVSLVVRRLFHPSKRDFRFTEKTLLHPLLKRNFIQRDSLIVSGFIFFHVGSRILGNAAKMVEEARDLGRYDAFQPISSALGSALFGGLSDSAIQGWRVFGYWGALGSVLAFLAYFPYTKHIHIFMAPLNYALKRPVGSGVLPPMKGLEEAMEAEEPRLGAEKLEDLEWPRLLDAYACIQCNRCQDVCPANATGKALSPAALEINKRMELNVLTSGGGGSLLAGGGPTTLGLAAQSLAAPAGAPHPSPFTLRPTAFESGASTAHPLLEFAINEESVWACTTCGACMQVCPVQDEQMLDIIDIRRHQVMVAGEFPPQLQTAFRGMERASNPWGISRDKRLEWAEGLKVPTIDENPEPDVIYWVGCAASYDPGAQKVARSFVQLLDKAGVNYAVLGKKEACTGDSARRSGNEFLYQTLAQENVETLNSVRPKLIVATCPHCMNAIGHEYKQLGGHYRTIHHTEYLETLVAAGKLPLAQLEQSVTYHDPCYLGRHNGVYDAPRTLITQMAGQVLELERSRDNSFCCGAGGAQFWKEEEEGRERVSDNRFREIQARLDGAAQASAEYQQTGKVVAVGCPFCKSMMNSTPEKAGRDDIVVRDVAELMLESVQRATGEWVAPAEAPDSTLEESAVPVVPNAELPMHRTGETPAADADPDVLGQTSAEVINAQPGSPLANAHTQPEAQAAAPSPVTSSSADSSPRKSWKPRGGGDDVAQAQAQAAPVAEAPAASAPARKSWKPKAGADDVSAAAATSVQPPASSPAPAGEAAPPARKAWKPKGSGDDVSAAPVPQAGAAAPAGAAPARPAWKPRAATQPEAQAEVSAAPAAAPADPASGERKKWSPKGAAPAVPEAAAQSQPEQPQPEAAAPTVEPVSPAPQPGERKKWAPKAATSAAPAERPVAAVETVPVTAEPAVTPGERPKWQPKAKAPVPQEASALQPAAAAPITEHVQLAEVGENALERGQQATGDASPAGSGTGESGRKKWVPRKKD, from the coding sequence TTGCTGCCGCTCGAACACAAAATCCTGTTCTTTCTCTTCGCCCTGATCGCCGGACTGTACGGCCTGTGGGGCTTTTACCGCCTTTACCTGCGCGTCAAGCGGGGTGCCCCCGCCTCCGAGGTCCGCTGGAACGAGCTGGGGTCGCGGCTGTGGTACGCCGTCAAGACCTCGCTGACCCAGGAGCGGACCTTCCGCCGCCGCCCGTGGGTGAGTGCGCTGCACAGCCTGATTTTCTACGGGTTCGTGTACTACCTGCTGGTCAACGTGGTGGACGGCCTCGAAGGCTTCTTTCCCTTCCACATCTACTCGGACAGCTTCCTGGGAGCTGCCTACAACCTGCTCGCCGACGTGCTGAGCTTCCTGGTGCTGGTCGGCGTGGTGAGCCTGGTGGTCCGGCGGCTCTTTCATCCCAGCAAACGCGACTTCCGCTTCACCGAAAAGACGCTGCTGCACCCCCTGCTGAAGCGCAACTTCATCCAGCGCGACAGCCTGATCGTCTCGGGCTTCATCTTCTTCCACGTGGGCAGCCGCATCCTGGGCAACGCCGCCAAGATGGTCGAGGAAGCCCGCGACCTGGGCCGCTACGACGCCTTCCAGCCGATCTCGTCGGCGCTGGGGTCGGCGCTGTTCGGGGGCCTGAGCGACTCGGCCATTCAGGGCTGGCGCGTCTTCGGGTACTGGGGGGCGCTGGGCAGCGTGCTGGCGTTCCTGGCCTACTTCCCCTACACCAAGCACATCCATATCTTCATGGCGCCCCTCAACTACGCCCTCAAGCGCCCGGTTGGCTCCGGCGTGCTGCCCCCGATGAAGGGGCTGGAAGAGGCGATGGAAGCCGAAGAACCCCGGCTGGGCGCCGAGAAACTCGAGGACCTGGAATGGCCCCGGCTCCTCGACGCCTACGCCTGCATCCAGTGCAACCGCTGCCAGGACGTGTGCCCGGCGAACGCCACCGGCAAGGCGCTGTCGCCCGCCGCGCTGGAGATCAACAAGCGCATGGAGCTGAACGTGCTGACCTCGGGCGGCGGTGGGAGCCTGCTGGCCGGAGGAGGCCCGACCACGCTGGGTTTGGCCGCGCAGAGCCTCGCGGCTCCGGCGGGCGCGCCGCACCCCAGCCCTTTTACCCTGCGCCCCACCGCTTTCGAGTCGGGGGCCTCCACCGCCCACCCCCTGCTGGAATTCGCCATCAACGAGGAGTCGGTGTGGGCCTGCACGACCTGCGGCGCGTGCATGCAGGTCTGCCCGGTACAAGACGAGCAGATGCTCGACATCATCGACATCCGCCGCCATCAGGTGATGGTCGCGGGCGAGTTCCCGCCGCAGCTTCAGACCGCCTTCCGCGGCATGGAACGTGCCAGCAACCCCTGGGGCATCTCGCGCGACAAGCGCCTGGAGTGGGCCGAGGGGCTGAAGGTGCCCACCATCGACGAGAACCCCGAACCCGACGTGATCTACTGGGTGGGCTGCGCGGCGAGTTACGACCCCGGCGCGCAGAAGGTGGCCCGGTCCTTCGTGCAACTGCTGGACAAGGCGGGCGTGAACTACGCCGTCCTGGGCAAGAAGGAGGCCTGCACGGGCGACTCGGCCCGCCGCTCGGGCAACGAGTTCCTGTACCAGACGCTCGCCCAGGAAAACGTCGAGACGCTCAACTCGGTCCGGCCCAAACTGATCGTCGCCACCTGCCCGCACTGCATGAACGCCATCGGCCACGAGTACAAGCAGCTCGGCGGACACTACCGGACCATCCACCACACCGAGTACCTGGAGACGCTGGTGGCGGCGGGCAAGCTGCCGCTGGCGCAGCTTGAGCAGTCGGTCACCTACCACGATCCCTGCTATCTGGGCCGCCACAACGGCGTGTACGACGCGCCGCGCACCCTGATTACCCAGATGGCCGGGCAGGTGCTGGAGCTGGAGCGCAGCCGCGACAATTCGTTCTGCTGCGGCGCGGGCGGTGCCCAGTTCTGGAAGGAGGAGGAGGAGGGCCGCGAGCGCGTCTCCGACAACCGCTTCCGCGAGATTCAGGCCCGGCTCGACGGGGCCGCGCAGGCTTCTGCCGAGTACCAGCAGACCGGCAAGGTCGTGGCGGTGGGCTGCCCCTTTTGCAAGTCGATGATGAACTCGACGCCCGAAAAGGCGGGGCGCGACGACATCGTGGTGAGGGACGTGGCCGAGCTGATGCTCGAAAGCGTGCAGCGCGCGACCGGCGAGTGGGTGGCCCCGGCCGAGGCGCCGGACAGCACGCTGGAAGAGTCTGCCGTGCCCGTCGTTCCCAACGCGGAGCTGCCGATGCACCGCACCGGGGAGACGCCCGCCGCCGACGCCGACCCGGACGTGCTGGGCCAGACCAGCGCCGAGGTGATCAACGCTCAGCCGGGCAGCCCCCTCGCCAACGCCCACACCCAGCCGGAAGCCCAGGCCGCCGCACCCAGCCCGGTTACGTCCTCCTCGGCCGATTCGTCGCCGCGCAAAAGCTGGAAGCCCCGGGGTGGGGGAGACGACGTGGCGCAGGCACAGGCGCAGGCGGCCCCGGTGGCCGAGGCGCCCGCTGCGTCTGCCCCGGCCCGCAAAAGCTGGAAGCCGAAGGCCGGGGCCGACGACGTGAGCGCGGCAGCGGCGACCAGCGTCCAGCCGCCCGCCTCCAGCCCGGCACCCGCCGGTGAGGCGGCCCCGCCTGCGCGCAAGGCCTGGAAGCCCAAGGGGAGCGGCGACGACGTGAGTGCTGCTCCCGTCCCGCAGGCCGGAGCGGCAGCTCCCGCCGGCGCGGCGCCCGCCCGCCCAGCCTGGAAGCCCAGGGCGGCGACCCAGCCGGAAGCGCAGGCGGAGGTCTCCGCCGCCCCCGCTGCGGCCCCCGCCGACCCGGCCTCCGGCGAGCGCAAGAAGTGGAGTCCGAAGGGCGCCGCGCCCGCTGTCCCGGAAGCCGCTGCCCAGTCTCAGCCCGAACAGCCTCAGCCCGAAGCGGCGGCCCCGACGGTCGAGCCTGTTTCTCCGGCCCCCCAGCCGGGAGAGCGCAAGAAGTGGGCGCCCAAAGCCGCCACCAGCGCCGCCCCTGCCGAGCGTCCGGTTGCTGCGGTGGAAACCGTGCCCGTCACGGCCGAACCCGCCGTCACTCCAGGCGAGCGCCCGAAGTGGCAGCCTAAGGCCAAAGCCCCAGTGCCCCAGGAAGCCTCAGCGCTTCAGCCTGCCGCCGCCGCGCCCATCACCGAGCACGTCCAGCTCGCCGAGGTCGGGGAAAACGCGCTGGAGCGGGGCCAGCAGGCCACGGGGGACGCCAGCCCGGCCGGGTCCGGGACGGGCGAATCCGGGCGCAAGAAGTGGGTGCCCAGGAAAAAAGACTGA
- a CDS encoding DegV family protein: MTIAIVTDSTSDLSPELCAQHGIRSVPLYVLFDGKMHKDGIDLKPAELFAGLKAGKKTPSTSQPSPAEFAEVYREALETADEVLSVHISGQLSGTVGSARLAAQDFGGRVTVVDSHLVTLGLGMQALRAAQRAREGRSMAEIVSELERVAAQADIRFTVDTLDFLRINGRIGGAAALLGGLLNIKPILTVRAGRVESAGRVRGHKKAMQDIIGHVGKYVAAHPGARVALLCTVGGEGYLQEVRAGLSGLTFEDMGDHPIGAVVATHTGPGTVGAILEPLSA; encoded by the coding sequence ATGACCATCGCCATCGTCACGGACTCCACCAGCGACCTCAGCCCCGAGCTGTGCGCGCAGCACGGGATTCGGAGTGTGCCGCTGTATGTGCTGTTCGACGGCAAGATGCACAAAGACGGCATCGACCTGAAGCCCGCCGAGCTGTTCGCGGGACTGAAGGCCGGGAAAAAGACTCCCTCGACCTCCCAGCCCAGCCCCGCCGAGTTCGCCGAGGTGTACCGGGAGGCGCTGGAGACGGCCGATGAGGTGCTGAGCGTGCATATCAGCGGGCAGCTCTCGGGGACGGTGGGCAGCGCGCGGCTGGCGGCGCAGGACTTCGGGGGCCGGGTGACGGTGGTGGACAGCCACCTCGTCACGCTGGGGCTGGGGATGCAGGCGCTGCGGGCGGCGCAGCGGGCGCGCGAGGGCCGCAGCATGGCCGAGATCGTCTCCGAACTCGAACGGGTCGCGGCGCAGGCCGACATCCGCTTCACGGTGGACACCCTGGATTTTCTGCGGATCAACGGGCGCATCGGCGGGGCCGCCGCGCTGCTGGGCGGCCTGCTGAACATCAAGCCGATCCTGACCGTCCGGGCCGGGCGGGTCGAGTCCGCCGGGCGGGTGCGCGGGCACAAAAAGGCCATGCAGGACATCATCGGTCACGTCGGCAAGTACGTGGCGGCGCACCCGGGCGCGCGGGTCGCCCTGCTGTGCACCGTGGGCGGCGAAGGCTACTTGCAGGAGGTCCGCGCGGGGCTGTCGGGCCTGACCTTCGAGGACATGGGGGACCACCCCATCGGGGCGGTCGTCGCCACCCACACCGGCCCGGGGACGGTCGGCGCGATTCTCGAACCCCTCTCGGCGTAG
- a CDS encoding serine hydrolase: protein MGAPPPALRNKGRYVLLALALTAGLWTWRERAPQLPDPQTMVPELQNVQASGRGEAAPGCLGNAPAALPAPPPPLPLSGRLGLWVAEIDPATLRPLRAVAQDPDGVFPLASTYKQAVLWAVLRQVDAGTLKPAERFDVTQANQSLGDYPYDGSNVRELTVRMMRDSDNTATDILHRRVGLSRVQTLADELGLCRTRLILPTKAWWVAQTGLSSVLAPGTPGGARWSAATGEERLRLASALDADAQKQRADVLQQRLNAYFDAGSDPRDDLRVHNLSTPYEFATLLAHASLRPGLSPGARAWQREVAALGYGRAALRPGAAQVTGFAGKGGNGWRLLTYSGTFRTGDGRHVVYAFMQHGAAETYTMPNTRRAFAWINAGIAAVLGEPDPGPDSG, encoded by the coding sequence GTGGGCGCACCTCCTCCGGCCCTGCGGAACAAGGGGCGGTACGTCCTGCTGGCGCTGGCCCTGACTGCTGGGCTGTGGACCTGGCGCGAGCGGGCGCCGCAGCTTCCCGACCCCCAGACGATGGTTCCCGAACTTCAGAACGTGCAGGCGAGCGGGCGCGGCGAGGCGGCGCCGGGCTGCCTGGGCAACGCACCTGCGGCTCTCCCCGCGCCGCCTCCGCCCCTCCCGCTGAGCGGTCGCCTGGGCCTGTGGGTCGCCGAGATTGACCCCGCGACCCTGCGCCCCCTGCGCGCCGTGGCCCAGGATCCCGACGGCGTGTTTCCGCTGGCGAGCACCTACAAGCAGGCGGTGCTGTGGGCCGTGCTGCGGCAGGTGGACGCCGGAACTCTGAAGCCGGCCGAGCGCTTCGACGTGACCCAGGCCAACCAGAGCCTCGGGGACTACCCGTACGACGGCAGCAACGTCCGCGAGCTGACGGTCCGGATGATGCGCGACAGCGACAACACCGCGACCGACATCCTGCACCGCCGGGTGGGCCTGAGCCGCGTGCAGACGCTGGCCGACGAGCTGGGGCTGTGCCGCACCCGCCTGATTCTGCCCACCAAGGCGTGGTGGGTGGCCCAGACGGGCCTGTCGAGCGTCCTGGCCCCGGGCACCCCGGGCGGCGCACGGTGGAGCGCGGCGACCGGCGAGGAGCGCCTGCGCCTGGCGAGCGCCCTCGACGCCGACGCGCAAAAGCAGCGGGCCGACGTGCTTCAGCAGCGGCTCAATGCGTATTTCGACGCGGGCAGCGATCCGCGAGACGACCTGCGGGTGCACAACCTCAGCACGCCGTACGAGTTTGCCACCCTGCTGGCCCACGCCTCCCTGCGCCCCGGCCTGAGTCCGGGCGCCCGCGCGTGGCAGCGCGAGGTCGCCGCGCTGGGCTATGGCCGCGCGGCGCTGCGGCCGGGGGCCGCCCAGGTCACCGGGTTCGCGGGCAAGGGCGGCAACGGCTGGCGGCTGCTGACCTACAGCGGCACCTTCCGCACCGGGGACGGGCGCCACGTCGTCTACGCCTTTATGCAGCACGGCGCCGCCGAGACCTACACCATGCCCAACACCCGCCGCGCTTTCGCCTGGATCAATGCGGGGATCGCGGCGGTGCTGGGTGAGCCGGACCCCGGACCGGACTCGGGCTGA
- a CDS encoding DHH family phosphoesterase, with protein sequence MNGMNDAAPRYAQDVAAVAAKLREQAGPIVVLTHENPDGDALGSVLGLTRALRALGKTVVAPMDVPRFLRFLPQPGEISPRLEAWPPQALAAVLDVDNNDPGRVAGADLRAFAGEVVNIDHHGTNLRRADALLVDPGRPATAMMVAEVVDALGAPWSEAIATPLMLGLTTDTGNFRFDSVTPQTFEVAARLRAHGARLGWLNDQLGQNPRSYYLLLREVLDTLEFLHGGRVVLARVDDAMLDRAGSSWEDVESYVNLLRGAEGSVLAVMVKDFGDRVKLSLRSRGGVSAQNIAVALGGGGHVPAAGASLALPYAEVRARLDEAITAELGRADAAAPAS encoded by the coding sequence ATGAACGGCATGAACGACGCGGCCCCCCGCTACGCCCAGGATGTCGCGGCGGTCGCGGCCAAGCTGCGGGAGCAGGCTGGCCCCATCGTGGTCCTCACGCACGAGAATCCCGACGGCGACGCGCTGGGCAGCGTCCTGGGCCTGACGCGGGCGCTGCGGGCGCTGGGCAAGACGGTGGTCGCGCCGATGGACGTGCCGCGCTTCTTGCGCTTCTTGCCGCAGCCGGGCGAGATCAGCCCCCGGCTGGAAGCCTGGCCCCCGCAGGCGCTGGCCGCCGTGCTCGACGTGGACAACAACGACCCCGGCCGGGTGGCGGGCGCGGACCTGCGGGCCTTTGCGGGCGAGGTCGTGAACATCGACCACCACGGCACCAACCTGCGCCGCGCCGACGCGCTGCTGGTGGACCCTGGCCGCCCCGCCACCGCGATGATGGTGGCCGAGGTGGTGGACGCGCTCGGAGCGCCGTGGTCGGAAGCCATCGCCACGCCGCTGATGCTGGGGCTGACCACCGACACGGGCAACTTCCGCTTCGACAGCGTGACGCCCCAGACCTTCGAGGTCGCCGCGCGGCTGCGGGCGCACGGGGCGCGGCTGGGCTGGCTCAACGACCAGCTCGGCCAGAACCCGCGCTCCTATTACCTGCTGCTGCGCGAGGTGCTGGACACCCTGGAGTTCCTGCACGGCGGCCGGGTGGTGCTGGCGCGGGTGGACGACGCGATGCTCGACCGGGCTGGATCCTCCTGGGAGGACGTGGAGTCCTACGTGAACCTGCTGCGCGGCGCCGAAGGCTCGGTCCTGGCCGTGATGGTCAAGGATTTCGGGGACCGGGTCAAGCTCTCCTTGCGCTCGCGTGGGGGCGTCAGCGCCCAGAACATCGCGGTGGCGCTGGGGGGCGGCGGCCACGTCCCGGCGGCGGGGGCCTCGCTGGCCCTCCCCTACGCCGAGGTGCGCGCCCGGCTGGACGAGGCCATCACGGCGGAACTCGGCCGGGCCGACGCGGCGGCGCCCGCCTCCTGA